From a region of the Arachis ipaensis cultivar K30076 chromosome B09, Araip1.1, whole genome shotgun sequence genome:
- the LOC107617944 gene encoding NAC domain-containing protein 53, whose product MSRILGPGFRFHPTDDELVQYYLRRKVIGKLNHHDHIGVINIYDYEPWQLPELSKLNTRDLEWYFFTVLDKKYEKGEKTKRATVNGYWKTTGKDRGIKYGDRQVGMKKTLVYHEGRAPTGKRSNWVMHEYRMVDEQLAEVGYQLDAFVLCRIFEKSGMGPKNGEKYGAPFREEDWVEDGDLLEPIADEPVVELSVDQSDAFLETDDLEKKLGTHVVDGSADLPPNPPNYFYGECSHYPQHQEEFVEVPKPLEGTEGRNFDVTGPYAEDTCLENHEMNHNGNSSGFIYGDVNSDEIMDSIVDPLIGAELFLETDDLLNPIEGNSSGADPYTVEGNHPRADPYAAEGNPPGPDPYTAEGNYPGTDPYAVDMLDEYLALPDDDILRYISFDDSPPSMEGENPILEQIPPLIQQNVEEEAKDVSEEKQQKVEGEATNIFKTNKHDLEANSSRGGSASDDANPIAKRFKKWLEDIPAAPAFAAELPSKKDALQLHSAPQSSNTTHVTAGMVSITNITGRGNDMNPMVAKIGGGFNHPIISAVVLIPVSGLLCGKTLFVLTYGWAFLVTFSFLFATVTCKIGTFMYSGK is encoded by the exons ATGAGTCGAATACTCGGTCCCGGTTTCCGCTTCCACCCTACGGACGACGAACTAGTTCAATACTATCTCCGCCGGAAGGTCATCGGAAAACTCAACCACCACGACCACATCGGCGTCATCAATATCTACGACTATGAGCCATGGCAACTCCCCG AATTGTCGAAGCTGAATACTAGAGATTTGGAATGGTATTTCTTCACGGTTCTGGACAAGAAGTACGAGAAGGGGGAGAAGACAAAACGCGCCACCGTCAACGGTTACTGGAAGACCACCGGCAAGGATCGTGGAATCAAGTATGGCGATCGCCAAGTAGGCATGAAGAAGACCCTCGTTTACCATGAAGGAAGGGCCCCGACTGGCAAAAGATCAAATTGGGTTATGCACGAGTACCGGATGGTCGATGAGCAATTGGCGGAAGTCGGATATCAGctg GACGCTTTTGTGCTGTGTAGAATTTTTGAGAAGAGCGGGATGGGCCCTAAGAATGGAGAGAAGTATGGTGCTCCCTTTAGAGAGGAGGACTGGGTGGAGGATGGCGACCTGCTTGAACCGATTGCTGATGAACCTGTGGTTGAGCTGTCTGTTGACCAGAGTGATGCTTTCCTTGAAACTGATGACCTTGAGAAG AAACTTGGTACGCATGTGGTTGATGGAAGTGCTGATTTACCACCAAACCCTCCCAACTACTTTTATGGGGAGTGTAGTCACTATCCTCAGCATCAAGAAGAATTTGTTGAAGTTCCGAAACCTTTGGAAGGTACTGAAGGCCGGAATTTCGATGTAACTGGGCCATATGCTGAGGATACCTGTTTAGAAAATCATGAAATGAACCATAATGGGAATTCTTCAGGATTCATTTATGGTGATGTTAATTCAGATGAAATCATGGATTCCATTGTTGATCCTCTGATTGGTGCTGAATTATTCCTGGAAACAGATGATCTTCTGAACCCAATCGAGGGAAATTCCTCTGGGGCAGATCCTTATACAGTTGAGGGAAATCACCCCAGGGCCGATCCCTACGCAGCTGAGGGAAATCCCCCTGGGCCAGATCCCTACACAGCTGAGGGAAATTATCCTGGGACAGATCCTTATGCTGTGGATATGTTAGATGAGTATCTTGCACTTCCAGATGATGATATTCTGAGGTATATATCCTTTGATGATTCTCCTCCATCAATGGAGGGTGAAAACCCTATTCTAGAGCAGATACCACCTCTTATACAGCAG AATGTGGAGGAAGAGGCCAAGGATGTTTCAGAGGAGAAACAACAAAAGGTGGAGGGAGAAGCCACAAATATTTTCAAGACAAACAAACATGACCTTGAAGCAAATTCTAGCCGTGGAGGATCTGCTTCAG ATGATGCAAATCCAATTGCAAAACGCTTCAAGAAATGGTTGGAAGACATCCCAGCTGCTCCCGCATTTGCTGCAGAGCTTCCATCCAAGAAGGATGCACTCCAGCTTCATTCTGCACCTCAGTCTTCAAATACTACTCATGTAACTGCAGGAATGGTCAGCATTACAAACATTACTGGAAGAGGCAATGACATGAATCCGATGGTGGCAAAGATTGGAGGAGGGTTCAACCATCCCATTATCTCTGCTGTTGTTTTGATACCTGTTTCTGGCTTACTTTGTGGCAAGACTCTGTTTGTGCTGACATATGGATGGGCTTTTCTGGTGACATTTTCATTTCTGTTTGCCACCGTGACTTGCAAAATTGGAACCTTCATGTATTCTGGAAAATGA
- the LOC107618478 gene encoding malate dehydrogenase [NADP], chloroplastic translates to MAVAELNSAFTKAHLHSSQLSFLSRSVPKHQHCDFPTLHRTQQHARISCSVTQNQVQAPAVQIQEPKSKSDCYGVFCLTYDLKAEEETKSWKKLINIAVSGAAGMISNHLLFKLASGEVFGPDQPIALKLLGSERSLQALEGVAMELEDSLFPLLREVSIGIDPYEVFQDAEWALLIGAKPRGPGMERADLLDINGQIFAEQGRALNAVASRNVKVIVVGNPCNTNALICMKNAPNIPAKNFHALTRLDENRAKCQLALKAGVFYDKVSNVTIWGNHSTTQVPDFLNAKIDGMPVIDVIKDRKWLEEEFTEKVQKRGGVLIQKWGRSSAASTAVSIVDAIRALITPTPKGDWFSTGVYTDGNPYGIAEGIVFSMPCRSNGDGDYVLVKDVIFDDYLRNRIAKTEAELLAEKRCVAHLTGEGIAVCDLPGDTMLPGEM, encoded by the exons ATGGCTGTGGCAGAGTTGAACTCAGCTTTCACAAAGGCTCATCTTCACTCTTCCCAGCTCTCATTTCTATCAAGGAGTGTCCCCAAACACCAACACTGTGATTTTCCAACTCTTCACAGGACCCAACAACATGCAAGGATTTCTTGTTCTGTTACACAAAA TCAGGTGCAGGCTCCAGCTGTGCAAATTCAAGAGCCAAAGTCTAAATCTGATTGCTATGGAGTTTTCTGCCTCACCTATGATTTGAAGGCT GAAGAAGAGACAAAATCCTGGAAGAAATTAATTAACATTGCAGTCTCAGGTGCTGCTGGAATGATTTCCAATCATCTACTTTTCAAG CTTGCTTCTGGGGAGGTTTTTGGTCCAGATCAACCTATTGCGCTGAAACTATTGGGATCGGAAAGATCATTACAAGCTCTTGAAG GTGTTGCAATGGAACTGGAGGATTCTTTGTTTCCGCTGCTGAGAGAGGTGAGTATTGGTATTGATCCTTATGAGGTGTTCCAAGATGCAGAATGGGCATTGCTAATAGGTGCAAAGCCTCGAGGTCCCGGAATGGAGCGTGCTGACTTGTTAGACATAAATGGGCAAATTTTCGCCGAACAG GGAAGGGCACTAAATGCTGTGGCATCTCGCAATGTCAAAGTTATAGTTGTGGGAAACCCTTGCAATACAAA TGCACtaatatgcatgaaaaatgctcCTAACATTCCTGCAAAAAATTTCCATGCCTTAACTCGCTTAGATGAGAACAGAGCTAAATGTCAG CTGGCCCTCAAGGCAGGTGTTTTCTATGATAAAGTGTCAAACGTGACAATCTGGGGCAACCACTCAACTACTCAG GTCCCCGACTTCTTAAATGCCAAAATCGATGGTATGCCCGTCATAGATGTGATTAAGGATCGTAAATGGTTGGAAGAAGAGTTCACTGAAAAGGTTCAAAAG AGAGGTGGTGTGCTTATTCAGAAATGGGGAAGATCGTCGGCTGCATCAACTGCTGTCTCAATCGTTGATGCCATACGAGCTTTAATCACTCCTACTCCCAAGGGTGATTGGTTTTCCACTGGT GTATATACTGATGGAAATCCTTACGGAATAGCTGAaggtattgtttttagtatgccATGCCGATCGAAC GGAGATGGTGATTATGTACTTGTCAAGGATGTAATCTTTGATGACTACCTCCGAAATCGAATAGCCAAG ACTGAAGCTGAACTATTGGCTGAGAAGAGATGTGTGGCTCACCTAACCGGCGAG GGAATTGCTGTTTGTGATCTACCTGGTGATACAATGCTTCCAGGAGAAATGTAA